Proteins from a single region of Syngnathus typhle isolate RoL2023-S1 ecotype Sweden linkage group LG10, RoL_Styp_1.0, whole genome shotgun sequence:
- the slc6a19b gene encoding solute carrier family 6 member 19b, whose protein sequence is MKLTLPNSGLDDRIPSHQQLEKLEQEGSGDRQKWDNKAQYMLTCVGFCVGLGNVWRFPYLCQRYGGGAFMIPFLILLVLEGIPLLHLEFAIGQRLRGGSLGVWSSIHPYLTGIGIASMCVSLTISLYYNTIIAWILWYFFNSFQDPLPWSYCPMNDNLTGLVSECAKSSPVDYFWYRETLNTTTSIVDDGGIQWWTLLSHICAWSVLYVCIVRGIETTGKAVYVTSTLPYVVLTIFLIRGLTLKGSLSGLKFLFTPELSELANPSTWMNAGAQVFYSFSLAFGGLISFSSYNSVHNNCQQDAVIISIINGITSVFAATVIYTVIGFRATQQFDTCMNENILMLLNTFDLPEGNIIESNYTEALQQLNATHPDVIQGLTLGICDLKTFLSEGVEGTGLAFIVFTESITKMPFSPLWSVLFFIMLFSLGLSSMFGNIEGVVVPLQDLKVFPKKWPKEAVTGVTCVICCLVGLLFVQGSGNYWLSLFDTYGGSIPLLVIGFSEMFAVVYIYGIDRFNDDIEFMTGHRPNIFWQVTWRFISPLIMIFIVIFYFITEVSKKISYKAWDPEYEKFPTLEEKSYPSWVYVAIFVLAGIPSLAIPLIAIFKCLRAKMTKKSQFSTQMNDEPKLPLA, encoded by the exons ATGAAGCTCACACTCCCAAACTCGGGCCTGGATGACAGGATACCGTCACACCAGCAGCTAGAGAAGCTGGAGCAGGAGGGATCTGGAGACAGGCAGAAATGGGACAACAAGGCACAGTATATGCTGACCTGCGTGGGATTCTGTGTAGGACTTGGAAATGTCTGGCGCTTCCCCTATTTGTGTCAGAGATATGGAGGAG GGGCGTTTATGATTCCCTTTCTAATCCTGCTGGTTCTGGAGGGAATCCCGCTGCTGCATCTGGAGTTTGCCATCGGTCAGCGTTTGAGGGGAGGCAGTTTGGGAGTGTGGTCCTCCATTCATCCTTACTTGACCGGCATCG GTATCGCCTCCATGTGTGTTTCGCTGACCATCAGCTTATACTACAACACCATCATTGCTTGGATTCTTTGGTACTTCTTCAATTCATTCCAAGATCCTCTGCCTTGGAGTTACTGTCCGATGAATGACAATTTAAcag GTTTGGTTTCGGAGTGCGCAAAGAGCTCCCCTGTGGACTATTTCTGGTATAGAGAGACTCTGAACACAACTACGAGTATTGTGGATGACGGCGGCATCCAATGGTGGACCTTGTTGAGTCATATATGTGCCTGGTCTGTGCTCTATGTCTGCATCGTGCGGGGGATCGAGACAACTGGGAAG GCTGTTTATGTGACTTCAACTCTTCCGTATGTGGTGTTGACCATCTTCTTGATCAGAGGATTGACGCTGAAGGGATCTTTGAGTGGACTCAAATTTCTATTCACACCTGAA CTGTCAGAGCTGGCGAACCCCTCAACGTGGATGAACGCGGGTGCCCAGGTCTTCTACTCCTTCTCTCTGGCTTTTGGGGGCCTCATATCCTTCTCCAGCTACAACTCGGTGCA taACAACTGCCAACAGGACGCCGTGATCATCTCCATCATTAACGGCATCACGTCGGTGTTTGCCGCTACGGTCATCTACACCGTCATCGGATTTAGGGCGACGCAACAATTTGACACCTGCATGAACGA GAACATTCTGATGCTGCTAAACACATTTGACCTTCCTGAGGGAAACATCATTGAGAGCAACTACACGGAGGCTTTACAGCAACTCAATGCAACGCATCCCGATGTTATTCAAGGGCTGACTCTGGGAATTTGTGATTTAAAAACGTTCCTCAGTGAG ggAGTCGAAGGAACCGGTTTGGCGTTCATCGTGTTCACAGAATCCATCACCAAGATGCCCTTCTCTCCACTGTGGTCCGTTCTCTTCTTCATCATGCTCTTCAGCCTCGGCCTGTCCTCCATGTTTGGGAACATTGAAGGCGTCGTGGTACCACTCCAAGACCTTAAGGTCTTTCCAAAAAAGTGGCCCAAAGAAGCCGTGACCG GTGTGACATGTGTGATCTGCTGTTTGGTGGGCCTCCTTTTTGTCCAAGGCTCAGGGAATTATTGGCTGTCTTTATTTGACACGTACGGAGGATCAATCCCACTTCTGGTCATTGGATTTAGCGAGATGTTCGCAGTTGTTTACATATATGGGATTGACAG GTTCAATGACGACATCGAGTTCATGACTGGACACAGACCTAACATTTTTTGGCAGGTTACATGGAGATTTATCAGTCCGCTCATCATGATCTTTATCGTAATATTTTACTTCATCACTGAAGtttcaaaaaagatttcttACAAAGCCTGGGATCCGGAATAT gaaaaatTCCCAACTCTGGAGGAGAAATCGTATCCTTCATGGGTTTATGTGGCCATCTTCGTCCTGGCAGGGATTCCCAGTCTTGCCATACCTCTCATTGCCATCTTTAAATGTTTAAGGGCAAAGATGACAAAGAAGTCACAATTCTCCACTCAAATGAATGATGAGCCCAAATTACCGCTTGCATGA
- the si:ch211-254p10.2 gene encoding LOW QUALITY PROTEIN: solute carrier family 40 member 1 (The sequence of the model RefSeq protein was modified relative to this genomic sequence to represent the inferred CDS: inserted 2 bases in 1 codon), whose amino-acid sequence MSQRAESSQCGGVVVEFEPDDIRNARAKKATSIPGSALIYLKGPKFLIYVSGALSMWGDRMWHFAISVFLIELYGRNLLLTAVFGLVVAGSVLLLGALIGDWVDRNPRNKVAHASLFIQNISVTICSIVLMLVFSYKQRIEQIWDGWLTVVCYTVVIVLADVANLASTALTIAIQRDWIIVITGYNRGHLAGKTTRSRTRSWWAXALTLASSILAKGMNATMRRIDQVTNILAPLAVGQVMTLASNVVGCGFILGWNVISLIVEFFFLSRVYRIVPALSVKPPTVEVDQTNLQGMDQRGTQGEGQVVHPLTESNSDASLHLKEITNLPLCFRRFRWLVSTCKDGWRSYYQQPVFLAGMGLAFLYTTVLGFDCITTGYAYTQGISGSLLSLLMGVSAITGLMGTVMFTRLRKTYGLINTGVISSCLHLGCLLLCVCSVFAPGSPMDLSLLMPYFTSNSSSELGEMSSRRQKHTSPLRGGSNQPLLPDRSSIHWTNNTVLFDNAPSGSAPESYISIIFLFMGVITARIGLWSFDLTVTQLLQENICESERGVVNGVQSSMNYLMDLLHFIMVISAPQPQHFGILVLISVLFITTGHTMYFLYAHKAKRKRRPAT is encoded by the exons ATGTCTCAGCGAGCCGAGTCCTCCCAATGTGGCGGCGTTGTGGTCGAGTTCGAGCCTGACGACATCAGGAATGCGAGAGCCAAAAAAGCCACGAGCATACCAG GTTCAGCGCTTATCTACCTCAAGGGTCCCAAGTTCCTCATCTATGTCAGTGGAGCGTTGTCAATGTGG GGTGACCGAATGTGGCACTTTGCCATCTCTGTGTTCCTGATTGAGCTGTACGGACGTAACTTGCTGTTGACTGCCGTGTTCGGCTTGGTGGTGGCCGGCTCGGTGCTCCTGCTCGGAGCTTTGATCGGGGACTGGGTTGACCGCAATCCCAGGAATAAAG TTGCACATGCGTCTCTTTTCATCCAGAACATCTCAGTGACAATTTGTAGCATTGTGCTCATGTTGGTCTTCTCATATAAGCAAAGGATTGAGCAGATCTGGGACGGCTGGCTTACT GTGGTTTGTTATACGGTGGTGATCGTCCTGGCAGATGTGGCAAACCTCGCAAGCACTGCGCTGACCATCGCCATCCAGAGGGACTGGATCATTGTCATCACCGGTTACAACCGAGGCCACCTGGCCGGTAAGACgactcgctctcgcacacggtCGTGGTGGGC AGCATTAACCTTGGCTTCCTCGATTCTGGCAAAAGGAATGAATGCCACAATGAGACGGATAGATCAGGTGACCAACATCCTGGCACCGCTGGCGGTGGGGCAGGTCATGACCCTAGCCTCCAACGTAGTTGGTTGTGGCTTCATCCTGGGATGGAACGTCATCTCTCTCATTGTGGAGTTCTTCTTCTTGTCACGGGTGTACCGCATCGTACCCGCTCTTTCTGTCAAACCACCGACGGTGGAGGTGGACCAGACCAATCTGCAAGGGATGGACCAGAGAGGAACGCAAG GTGAAGGTCAAGTGGTTCATCCTCTGACGGAAAGCAACAGCGATGCGAGCCTTCACCTGAAAGAAATCACCAACCTCCCGCTGTGCTTCCGGAGGTTTCGCTGGCTGGTGAGCACCTGCAAGGACGGATGGAGGTCTTACTATCAGCAGCCGGTCTTCCTGGCGGGAATGGGCCTGGCGTTCCTCTACACCACCGTACTGGGCTTTGATTGCATCACCACCGGCTACGCCTACACTCAAGGCATAAGCGGCTCCCTCCTTAGTTTGCTGATGGGCGTGTCGGCCATCACGGGTCTGATGGGCACCGTCATGTTTACGAGACTGAGGAAGACGTACGGTCTGATCAACACTGGCGTTATCTCCAGCTGCCTCCACCTGGGCTGCTTGCTCTTGTGTGTTTGCTCCGTCTTTGCCCCCGGCAGTCCCATGGATCTTAGCTTGCTCATGCCCTACTTtacctcaaactcctcttcgGAGCTTGGCGAAATGTCGAGTCGAAGACAAAAACATACGTCTCCGCTGAGGGGAGGCAGCAATCAACCACTTTTGCCCGACCGCTCCTCCATCCACTggaccaacaacactgtgctTTTTGACAACGCGCCTTCCGGTAGCGCGCCGGAGTCTTACATCTCCATCATCTTCTTGTTCATGGGGGTCATCACGGCACGCATCG GTTTGTGGTCCTTTGACCTGACAGTCACCCAGCTGTTGCAGGAGAACATCTGTGAGTCCGAGCGAGGTGTTGTAAATGGGGTGCAGAGCTCTATGAATTACCTGATGGACCTGCTGCACTTCATAATGGTCATCTCTGCTCCACAGCCGCAGCATTTCGGCATCCTAGTTCTCATTTCCGTGCTTTTCATCACCACTGGACACACTATGTACTTCCTGTACGCGCACAAAGCCAAGAGAAAACGTCGCCCGGCCACTTAA
- the LOC133161192 gene encoding rap guanine nucleotide exchange factor 5-like — MSWDCGLKYMFSVSPSLQPSSMCILHDKEELSRLEMVQRLAKDGCRFLQNHSKGQERTNEPVQIDEAVRVQERGRCVLVLRRMASQPARGGGKREEAAVAGNRRYTVVSGTPGKILEHLLNDLKLEEDQPATQGKDSDTLLDDFLLTYPVFMSTGDLCQALLGHYCCKRCRSKEDTKEIVERKQKVVHLVSQWLLLCKDFLREDEHVKVFMKTLYRYMLDDLYEHPGLQKDLRELQKLYQLHRRHTVEEYSPQRKSKALFHQLSLKENGVLSKATHRQTKQVPCHVYITMDSYLSMRAHPGAVAQDLLQIVAERMGLSQNELALVAVTYTGGRLLLQPHDTLFSPSLQPVGRLHVCRKDLGEVLNPFTENSKLQQRTAHMLSLNTWDVAVAFSNIDWAMFDSIHEQELIYFTFRRHTNGNHTAALELLLQRFNEIQLWVMTEVLVCTALCQRVQLIKKFIKIAAHCKAQRNLHCFFAIIMGLNTAAVSRLSQTWEKIPGKFKKLFSELESITDPSLNHKAYRDMFKKMKAPKIPFLPLLLKDITFIHEGNKTFHDNLVNFEKLHMIADTVRLIRQSQKDHLGNGMSPKSNSDVRAYMDNLHIIDNQQTLFELSHRLEPRT, encoded by the exons ATGTCGTGGGACTGCGGTCTGAAGTACATGTTCTCCGTGTCCCCTTCGCTACAACCGAGCAGCATGTGCATCCTGCATGATAAGGAAGAACTGTCCAGATTGGAGATGGTCCAGAGGCTGGCCAAGGATGGTTGCCGCTTCTTGCAGAATCACAGCAAGGGCCAAGAGAGGACAAATGAG CCTGTCCAAATTGACGAGGCAGTGCGCGTGCAGGAGCGGGGCCGCTGCGTTCTGGTCCTCCGGAGGATGGCGTCACAACCAGCGAGGGGAGGAGGCAAGCgggaggaggcggcggtggcggggAACCGGAG GTACACTGTGGTGTCAGGGACTCCAGGGAAAATCCTGGAACACCTGCTGAATGACCTGAAGCTGGAAGAGGACCAGCCGGCCACACAGGGCAAAGACTCAG ACACACTTTTGGATGACTTTCTTCTGACCTATCCAGTGTTTATGTCAACTGGTGATTTATGTCAAGCTCTTCTGGGACA TTATTGTTGCAAGCGCTGCCGATCGAAAGAAGACACAAAGGAGATTGTGGAGAGGAAACAGAAAGTGGTTCACCTGGTGTCACAGTGGCTACTTCTCTGCAAGGACTTCCTGAGGGAGGACGAGCATGTCAAGGTGTTCATGAAG ACTTTGTACCGTTACATGCTAGATGACCTTTACGAGCACCCCGGCTTGCAGAAGGATTTGAGGGAGCTGCAGAAGCTCTACCAGTTGCATCGGAGGCA taCGGTGGAGGAATATTCACCTCAAAGAAAG AGCAAAGCACTATTCCACCAATTAAGCCTGAAAGAGAACGGAGTCCTGTCCAAAGCCACGCACAGACAGACCAAGCAAG taccttgtcaTGTTTACATCACGATGGACTCCTACCTGAGCATGAGGGCCCATCCTGGTGCTGTGGCTCAGGACTTGCTACAAATAGTGGCTGAGAGAATGGGCCTTTCCCAGAATGAACTGGCGCTGGTGGCCGTCACTTATACTGGAG GCAGACTCCTTCTGCAGCCTCATGACACACTTTTCTCCCCTTCCCTGCAGCCAGTGGGAAGGCTGCATGTTTGCAGAAAGGATCTGGGTGAAGTCCTG AACCCGTTCACAGAAAACTCAAAACTGCAACAGAGGACTGCTCATATGCTTAGTTTAAACACATGGGATGTTGCTGTAGCATTCAGCAACATTGACTGGGCCATGTTTGACTCCATTCACGAG CAAGAGCTGATCTACTTCACCTTCAGACGTCATACCAATGGAAACCACACGGCGGCGCTAGAGTTGCTACTTCAGCGCTTTAATGAGATCCAATTATGGGTGATGACTGAAGTGCTGGTGTGCACTGCCCTCTGCCAAAGAGTACAGCTCATCAAGAAGTTCATCAAGATAGCTGCCCA CTGCAAGGCACAGCGGAATCTTCATTGTTTCTTTGCTATTATAATGGGCCTGAACACTGCTGCTGTCAGCCGCCTCAGTCAGACGTGGGAG AAAATTCCTGGGAAATTCAAAAAGCTCTTTTCTGAGCTGGAGAGCATCACG GATCCCTCGCTGAACCATAAAGCCTACAGGGACATGTTCAAGAAGATGAAGGCGCCAAAGATTCCCTTTCTTCCTCTGCTACTTAAAG ATATAACGTTCATCCATGAAGGCAACAAGACTTTCCATGATAATCTAGTAAACTTTGAAAAGCTG CACATGATAGCAGACACGGTCCGCCTCATCAGACAGAGTCAGAAAGATCATTTGG GAAACGGCATGAGCCCAAAGAGCAACTCAGACGTGCGCGCTTACATGGATAACCTTCACATCATCGACAATCAGCAGACCCTGTTTGAACTGTCGCACAGGCTGGAGCCTCGGACTTGA